In Triticum aestivum cultivar Chinese Spring chromosome 5B, IWGSC CS RefSeq v2.1, whole genome shotgun sequence, the following proteins share a genomic window:
- the LOC123110706 gene encoding myb-related protein MYBAS2 isoform X1 has protein sequence MVTVREETRKGPWTEQEDMQLVCTVRLFGERRWDFIAKVSGLNRTGKSCRLRWVNYLHPGLKRGRMTPHEERLILELHARWGNRWSRIARKLPGRTDNEIKNYWRTHMRKKAQERKRNMSPSSSSSSVTYQSIQPQTPSIMGIGEQELHGGSSCITSILKGTPADMDGYLMDQIWMEIEAPSGVNFHDGKDNSYSSPSGPLLPSPMWDYYSPEAGWKMDEIKMAPQVSYSKGIGPSY, from the exons ATGGTGACAGTGAGAGAAGAGACACGCAAAGGGCCATGGACAGAGCAGGAGGACATGCAACTGGTATGCACTGTCCGTTTGTTCGGTGAACGCCGTTGGGATTTCATTGCCAAAGTATCAG GCCTCAACCGCACAGGAAAGAGCTGTCGCCTCCGGTGGGTTAACTACCTCCACCCTGGCCTAAAGCGTGGGCGCATGACTCCCCATGAAGAACGCCTCATCCTCGAGCTCCATGCTCGGTGGGGAAACAG GTGGTCCAGGATAGCACGGAAGCTGCCAGGGCGTACCGACAATGAGATCAAGAACTACTGGAGAACACATATGAGGAAGAAAGCACAGGAGAGGAAGAGGAACATGTCaccctcatcatcttcatcctcagtgACATACCAATCCATTCAGCCACAGACGCCATCGATCATGGGAATTGGCGAGCAGGAGCTTCATGGTGGCAGTAGCTGCATCACAAGCATATTGAAGGGCACGCCTGCTGACATGGATGGATACCTCATGGATCAGATATGGATGGAGATTGAGGCACCCTCTGGGGTCAACTTTCATGACGGGAAGGATAATTCATACAGCAGCCCCTCTGGCCCTCTGCTACCATCACCGATGTGGGATTACTACAGCCCTGAGGCAGGCTGGAAGATGGATGAGATAAAGATGGCCCCACAAGTTAGCTACAGTAAAGGAATTGGCCCCAGTTATTGA
- the LOC123110706 gene encoding myb-related protein MYBAS2 isoform X2, with protein MDRAGGHATGLNRTGKSCRLRWVNYLHPGLKRGRMTPHEERLILELHARWGNRWSRIARKLPGRTDNEIKNYWRTHMRKKAQERKRNMSPSSSSSSVTYQSIQPQTPSIMGIGEQELHGGSSCITSILKGTPADMDGYLMDQIWMEIEAPSGVNFHDGKDNSYSSPSGPLLPSPMWDYYSPEAGWKMDEIKMAPQVSYSKGIGPSY; from the exons ATGGACAGAGCAGGAGGACATGCAACTG GCCTCAACCGCACAGGAAAGAGCTGTCGCCTCCGGTGGGTTAACTACCTCCACCCTGGCCTAAAGCGTGGGCGCATGACTCCCCATGAAGAACGCCTCATCCTCGAGCTCCATGCTCGGTGGGGAAACAG GTGGTCCAGGATAGCACGGAAGCTGCCAGGGCGTACCGACAATGAGATCAAGAACTACTGGAGAACACATATGAGGAAGAAAGCACAGGAGAGGAAGAGGAACATGTCaccctcatcatcttcatcctcagtgACATACCAATCCATTCAGCCACAGACGCCATCGATCATGGGAATTGGCGAGCAGGAGCTTCATGGTGGCAGTAGCTGCATCACAAGCATATTGAAGGGCACGCCTGCTGACATGGATGGATACCTCATGGATCAGATATGGATGGAGATTGAGGCACCCTCTGGGGTCAACTTTCATGACGGGAAGGATAATTCATACAGCAGCCCCTCTGGCCCTCTGCTACCATCACCGATGTGGGATTACTACAGCCCTGAGGCAGGCTGGAAGATGGATGAGATAAAGATGGCCCCACAAGTTAGCTACAGTAAAGGAATTGGCCCCAGTTATTGA
- the LOC123110706 gene encoding myb-related protein MYBAS2 isoform X3: protein MTPHEERLILELHARWGNRWSRIARKLPGRTDNEIKNYWRTHMRKKAQERKRNMSPSSSSSSVTYQSIQPQTPSIMGIGEQELHGGSSCITSILKGTPADMDGYLMDQIWMEIEAPSGVNFHDGKDNSYSSPSGPLLPSPMWDYYSPEAGWKMDEIKMAPQVSYSKGIGPSY from the exons ATGACTCCCCATGAAGAACGCCTCATCCTCGAGCTCCATGCTCGGTGGGGAAACAG GTGGTCCAGGATAGCACGGAAGCTGCCAGGGCGTACCGACAATGAGATCAAGAACTACTGGAGAACACATATGAGGAAGAAAGCACAGGAGAGGAAGAGGAACATGTCaccctcatcatcttcatcctcagtgACATACCAATCCATTCAGCCACAGACGCCATCGATCATGGGAATTGGCGAGCAGGAGCTTCATGGTGGCAGTAGCTGCATCACAAGCATATTGAAGGGCACGCCTGCTGACATGGATGGATACCTCATGGATCAGATATGGATGGAGATTGAGGCACCCTCTGGGGTCAACTTTCATGACGGGAAGGATAATTCATACAGCAGCCCCTCTGGCCCTCTGCTACCATCACCGATGTGGGATTACTACAGCCCTGAGGCAGGCTGGAAGATGGATGAGATAAAGATGGCCCCACAAGTTAGCTACAGTAAAGGAATTGGCCCCAGTTATTGA